A genomic window from Litoreibacter janthinus includes:
- a CDS encoding ABC transporter ATP-binding protein codes for MFKLYDWLTRLALSLADPYVHGSGAPPPSTVWPYIRSHLYPLRWVLALSLIVTVLAASIEVWLISYAGRLIDMLADTEPAEIWQQHSWSLIGAAMMVILIRPLGQFARHSVNDIGLQCNAANLFRWRAYDHLTKQSVGWFQEDLAGRTASRLVLMGNYATNVIFHSLNAVAFGLVYMVGIVTFMAGIDIRLAIPLFVWLALYVTLMVLIIPRVVRSMETFMASKSALLGGVVDVFSNFDTISLFARREDIEADHFKSLEDTRETLFLSRQISVGMRTITVWLEGVIIAGFVGYGVWLWSHGEATIGLVSAAVAMSFRITTMADWVSEAIWSIFEQVGSVREALRSISQPLTIPFAADAADLKIKSGEITIEGAKHHYGKGRGGLAGIDLSIGPGEKVGLVGPSGAGKSTLVNLILRFYDPESGRIAIDGQDIRDVDQQSLRRVIGMVSQQAALLNRSVRDNITLGQAGVTQEQMEAAAREARAHDFICDLQDSQGRTGYDAHVGERGVKLSGGQRQRVALARVILKDAPILILDEATSALDSEVEAEIQTALQHVMRDKTVIAIAHRLSTIAEMDRIVVIEEGRIVENGTHQELLAAGQLYTTLWARQSGGFIGVSSPDAPA; via the coding sequence ATGTTCAAACTCTATGACTGGCTCACACGCTTGGCGCTCAGCCTAGCCGACCCTTACGTCCACGGGTCTGGTGCGCCGCCCCCTTCAACAGTTTGGCCCTATATCCGTTCGCATCTTTATCCGCTGCGTTGGGTGCTTGCCCTGAGCCTGATCGTCACGGTGCTGGCGGCAAGCATCGAAGTCTGGCTAATCAGCTATGCGGGCCGGTTGATTGACATGTTGGCCGACACGGAGCCGGCTGAAATCTGGCAACAACACAGCTGGAGCCTGATTGGCGCAGCGATGATGGTCATCCTGATCCGGCCGCTGGGGCAGTTCGCCCGCCATTCTGTGAATGACATCGGTTTACAATGCAACGCCGCCAACCTGTTTCGCTGGCGCGCCTATGATCACCTGACAAAGCAATCCGTGGGCTGGTTTCAGGAGGATTTGGCCGGTCGCACCGCCTCGCGTCTTGTCCTGATGGGCAACTACGCCACCAACGTGATCTTCCATTCGCTGAACGCCGTCGCTTTTGGCCTCGTCTATATGGTGGGCATCGTCACCTTCATGGCGGGAATCGATATTCGGCTGGCGATACCCCTTTTTGTCTGGCTGGCGCTCTACGTCACGCTGATGGTGCTGATCATTCCGCGTGTCGTGCGATCGATGGAGACCTTCATGGCCTCCAAGTCCGCTCTGCTCGGGGGGGTGGTAGACGTGTTTTCGAACTTCGACACGATCAGTCTGTTCGCCCGTCGCGAAGATATTGAGGCTGACCACTTCAAATCCCTCGAAGACACCCGCGAGACGTTGTTCTTGTCGCGCCAGATCAGCGTCGGGATGCGCACCATAACGGTCTGGCTGGAAGGGGTGATTATCGCAGGCTTCGTCGGCTACGGCGTCTGGCTTTGGTCGCATGGCGAAGCCACGATCGGCTTGGTCAGCGCGGCAGTCGCGATGAGCTTCCGGATCACCACAATGGCGGACTGGGTGTCGGAAGCCATCTGGTCGATATTCGAGCAGGTCGGCTCGGTGCGTGAAGCTTTGCGTTCGATCAGTCAGCCGCTCACCATTCCCTTCGCAGCCGACGCCGCAGACCTAAAGATCAAGTCGGGCGAAATTACCATCGAGGGCGCGAAGCATCATTACGGCAAGGGCAGGGGTGGCCTTGCCGGGATCGATCTTTCCATCGGGCCGGGGGAGAAGGTCGGGCTGGTTGGCCCATCCGGAGCGGGCAAGTCCACGCTGGTGAACCTGATCCTGCGCTTCTACGATCCAGAAAGCGGGCGGATTGCCATTGACGGTCAGGACATTCGCGATGTGGACCAGCAAAGCCTGCGCCGCGTGATCGGGATGGTCAGCCAGCAGGCCGCGCTTTTGAATAGGTCGGTTCGTGACAATATCACTTTAGGGCAGGCGGGGGTCACCCAAGAGCAGATGGAGGCCGCAGCCCGCGAGGCGCGCGCCCATGACTTCATCTGTGACCTACAAGACAGCCAAGGCCGCACCGGCTACGACGCGCATGTCGGAGAACGCGGCGTCAAGCTGTCAGGGGGGCAGCGCCAGCGCGTCGCGCTCGCGCGAGTGATCCTGAAGGACGCGCCGATCCTGATCTTGGACGAAGCAACAAGCGCACTCGACAGCGAGGTCGAGGCCGAAATTCAAACCGCATTGCAACATGTCATGCGCGATAAGACGGTGATTGCCATTGCCCACCGCCTGTCAACTATCGCCGAAATGGATCGGATCGTGGTGATCGAAGAAGGCCGGATTGTGGAAAACGGCACTCATCAGGAGCTCTTGGCGGCGGGACAGCTCTACACGACGCTTTGGGCCCGCCAATCCGGTGGCTTCATTGGCGTGTCGTCGCCAGATGCGCCTGCCTAA
- a CDS encoding D-alanine--D-alanine ligase has translation MSSRTIRKVVVLMGGPSAEREVSLSSGRDCATALREAGYEVTELDAGPDLAARLSEIQPDVVFNALHGRWGEDGCVQGLLEWMRIPYTHSGVLASATAMDKERTKQIYREAGLPVVYSVLASKADVMASHVIPAPYVVKPYNEGSSVGVYLVNEGANAPPKLSDDMPETVMVEVFAPGRELTTSVIGDRALIVTDILTDGWYDYEAKYAEGGSRHVVPADIPDEITALCKDYALRAHDALGCRGVSRTDFRWDEAKGAAGLILLETNTQPGMTPTSLTPEQAQKTGMSMAELCKWMVEDASCDR, from the coding sequence ATGTCGAGCAGGACAATTCGCAAAGTGGTGGTACTGATGGGCGGCCCCTCGGCAGAGCGGGAGGTTTCGTTGTCATCTGGGCGCGATTGCGCCACCGCGTTGCGTGAGGCGGGCTATGAAGTGACGGAGCTGGACGCGGGTCCGGATCTGGCTGCGCGTCTGTCGGAAATTCAACCTGATGTGGTCTTCAATGCACTCCACGGTCGTTGGGGCGAAGATGGCTGCGTTCAGGGCCTGCTTGAATGGATGCGCATCCCCTACACCCATTCCGGCGTCTTGGCTTCGGCCACTGCGATGGACAAAGAACGCACCAAGCAGATTTACCGCGAGGCAGGGTTGCCTGTGGTCTATAGCGTGCTGGCGTCCAAGGCGGATGTCATGGCCTCCCACGTGATCCCCGCGCCATATGTGGTGAAGCCCTATAACGAAGGCTCCTCCGTAGGAGTTTATCTGGTGAACGAGGGGGCCAATGCCCCGCCCAAGCTGTCGGACGACATGCCAGAGACTGTGATGGTCGAAGTCTTCGCGCCGGGTCGCGAACTGACAACATCCGTGATCGGCGATCGCGCCTTGATCGTAACGGACATCCTGACGGACGGCTGGTATGATTACGAAGCGAAATACGCTGAAGGCGGCTCGCGCCACGTGGTGCCCGCGGATATTCCGGACGAGATCACAGCCCTGTGCAAAGACTACGCCCTGCGCGCCCATGATGCTTTAGGCTGTCGCGGCGTGTCCCGCACGGATTTTCGGTGGGACGAAGCTAAAGGTGCAGCTGGCCTGATCCTGCTTGAAACAAACACCCAACCCGGAATGACGCCAACCTCCCTGACGCCGGAACAGGCGCAGAAGACGGGCATGTCGATGGCCGAGCTGTGCAAATGGATGGTGGAAGACGCCTCATGCGACCGATGA
- a CDS encoding ACT domain-containing protein — MAGETNLGALIRSLKPSLIDGVYVFATVASVPDGLAPRMVFQEAEGTTLILLREEAQAHGLSFEFPSRMITLDIHSSLEAVGFMARIATVLAAEGMGVNPVAGFYHDHLFVPEDRAKDAMVVLHKLAAGET, encoded by the coding sequence ATGGCAGGCGAAACCAATCTCGGCGCGCTCATCCGCTCCCTCAAGCCCAGCTTGATCGATGGCGTCTATGTTTTCGCCACTGTGGCATCTGTCCCAGACGGTCTTGCGCCGCGCATGGTGTTCCAAGAGGCAGAGGGGACAACTCTGATCCTGCTACGCGAGGAGGCTCAGGCCCACGGGCTGTCCTTCGAGTTTCCGTCACGGATGATCACGCTCGACATTCATTCTTCGCTGGAGGCAGTAGGCTTCATGGCCCGCATCGCCACAGTGCTCGCCGCTGAAGGGATGGGTGTGAACCCCGTGGCAGGTTTCTACCACGACCATCTGTTCGTCCCCGAGGATCGGGCCAAGGACGCGATGGTTGTTTTGCACAAACTCGCGGCAGGCGAGACGTAA
- a CDS encoding DUF2484 family protein, which yields MSMSLIAAFVWLIAANLLAMLPSRDNHWRRAYALIAIGVPLLGWVTYENGPWIGLICLAAGVSILRWPVRYLGRWVKNKAAPPAE from the coding sequence ATGAGCATGTCTTTGATCGCGGCATTCGTGTGGCTTATCGCGGCAAATCTGCTGGCGATGCTGCCCTCGCGCGACAATCACTGGCGCCGTGCCTACGCGCTGATCGCTATTGGCGTGCCGCTGCTGGGCTGGGTCACCTACGAAAACGGCCCATGGATCGGGCTGATCTGTCTGGCCGCAGGCGTGTCCATCCTGCGCTGGCCCGTCCGCTATCTGGGCCGCTGGGTGAAAAACAAAGCCGCCCCGCCAGCCGAGTAA
- a CDS encoding UDP-N-acetylglucosamine--N-acetylmuramyl-(pentapeptide) pyrophosphoryl-undecaprenol N-acetylglucosamine transferase, whose protein sequence is MSGAPLLVIAAGGTGGHMFPAQALAEAMLVRGWRVKLSTDARGARYTGGFPHSVEIEQLKSATFARGGIAGKLSAPFKLAAGVLSAVMGFRKDRPSVVVGFGGYPSFPAISAAYLMKLPRAIHEQNGVLGRVNQLFAKRVNTVACGTWPTALPEGVEGAYTGNPVRGAVLERASAGYINPGDYPMSIVVIGGSQGARILSQVVPSAIAALPEPMKSHLRVAHQARDEDAEMAAATYAQAGIDAEVQPFFQDVPSRFAEAQLVISRSGASSVADISVIGRPSILVPFAAATADHQTANARGLVEAGAAIMIPESQLTADTLAANIESILSNPDGALRMVQAALSVSRPDATERLVEIVETLAKKST, encoded by the coding sequence ATGTCCGGCGCGCCACTTCTGGTTATTGCTGCGGGCGGCACGGGCGGGCACATGTTCCCCGCGCAAGCGCTGGCCGAGGCGATGCTGGTCCGTGGCTGGCGCGTGAAACTGTCTACCGATGCACGTGGCGCGCGCTACACTGGCGGCTTCCCGCATTCGGTCGAGATCGAGCAGCTTAAATCCGCGACCTTCGCGCGTGGCGGAATTGCTGGAAAACTCTCGGCCCCATTCAAGTTGGCCGCAGGCGTGTTGTCCGCAGTGATGGGGTTCCGCAAGGATCGCCCGTCCGTGGTCGTAGGCTTCGGAGGCTATCCCAGCTTTCCGGCGATATCGGCGGCCTATCTGATGAAGCTACCCCGCGCCATCCACGAACAGAACGGCGTGCTAGGCCGCGTGAACCAACTCTTCGCCAAACGCGTGAACACCGTCGCTTGTGGCACTTGGCCAACTGCGCTGCCTGAAGGCGTTGAAGGTGCATACACTGGCAACCCGGTGCGCGGCGCGGTACTGGAACGCGCTTCGGCGGGCTACATCAATCCAGGTGATTACCCGATGAGCATTGTGGTGATCGGCGGCAGCCAGGGCGCGCGTATCCTGAGCCAAGTTGTTCCAAGTGCAATCGCCGCATTGCCGGAACCCATGAAATCGCACCTGCGCGTCGCCCATCAGGCCCGCGACGAAGATGCCGAGATGGCCGCCGCGACCTATGCGCAGGCAGGCATCGATGCCGAGGTGCAGCCGTTCTTCCAAGATGTGCCCAGCCGCTTTGCCGAGGCGCAGTTGGTGATCTCCCGCTCCGGCGCATCCTCCGTCGCTGATATCTCTGTAATCGGGCGCCCGTCTATTCTTGTCCCCTTTGCCGCAGCGACTGCGGATCACCAAACCGCCAATGCGCGCGGCTTGGTTGAAGCCGGGGCAGCCATCATGATCCCTGAAAGCCAACTGACTGCCGACACGCTCGCCGCCAATATTGAGAGCATTCTGAGCAATCCCGACGGGGCGCTCCGCATGGTTCAGGCAGCCTTGTCGGTTTCTCGCCCTGACGCGACGGAACGGCTGGTCGAAATCGTAGAAACTCTCGCAAAGAAGAGCACATGA
- a CDS encoding cell division protein FtsQ/DivIB has product MRPMNPFSKKQSGSDPAPSRWSYRMERLWLTPAFRKVVRVGMPSFLVVAMVGLYVTDSDRQRVMSEKFDEIRRSVEERPEFMVKLMAIDGASPELNSAIREVMPVDLPLSSFDLDLEAMRKQVESLDAVKRVDVRVRAGGLLQINVEERVPAVVWRGPDGLELLDVGGHRVSALASRAARPDLPLIAGEGANADVPEALALLERAAPIRDRVIGIARVSERRWDLVLDRAQRIMLPPRQPISALDRVLALNEAQELLKRDVTHIDIRNPDRPTLRMTSDALASMREMQGIKVKNN; this is encoded by the coding sequence ATGCGACCGATGAACCCGTTCTCCAAAAAACAGTCGGGTAGCGATCCCGCCCCCAGCCGCTGGTCCTACCGGATGGAACGGCTGTGGCTGACCCCCGCGTTCCGCAAGGTCGTGCGCGTCGGGATGCCTAGCTTTCTGGTCGTCGCAATGGTCGGGCTCTATGTGACGGATTCTGACCGCCAACGCGTCATGTCGGAGAAATTCGACGAAATCCGCCGTTCGGTTGAGGAGCGTCCTGAATTTATGGTCAAACTGATGGCCATTGACGGCGCGTCACCCGAGCTGAACAGCGCCATCCGCGAAGTCATGCCTGTTGATCTGCCCCTGTCCAGTTTCGATCTGGATCTGGAGGCGATGCGCAAGCAGGTCGAAAGCCTTGATGCGGTCAAGCGCGTTGATGTCCGCGTGCGCGCGGGCGGGCTGCTGCAGATTAATGTGGAAGAGCGTGTGCCCGCTGTGGTCTGGCGCGGGCCTGATGGGTTGGAGCTTCTGGATGTCGGCGGGCACCGTGTCTCGGCTTTGGCAAGCCGTGCGGCCCGTCCTGATCTGCCCCTCATTGCCGGGGAGGGCGCAAATGCCGACGTCCCCGAAGCGCTGGCCTTGCTGGAGCGAGCCGCCCCAATTCGCGACCGCGTGATCGGCATCGCGCGCGTATCAGAGCGTCGCTGGGATCTGGTTCTGGACCGCGCCCAACGCATCATGCTGCCACCTCGCCAGCCCATCTCTGCACTCGATCGCGTTTTGGCGCTCAACGAGGCGCAAGAGCTGCTGAAGCGAGACGTCACCCATATCGATATCCGCAACCCTGACCGTCCCACACTTCGGATGACCTCTGACGCGCTGGCCTCCATGCGCGAAATGCAGGGCATCAAAGTGAAAAACAACTAG
- a CDS encoding FtsW/RodA/SpoVE family cell cycle protein, which translates to MTEMVYGTALVHPGEPILPKWWRTLDRWSMTCVFALFGIGLLLGLAASPPLAEKNGLDPFHYVSRQAFFGCVAMCTMIAVSMMSTHLVRRLATLFFVVMLIALMLLPVLGTDFGKGATRWYSLGFASVQPSEFLKPVFIVTSAWLIAGSQEINGPPGKFYSFILTLIVVGFLAMQPDFGQACLVLFGWGVVYFVAGAPMILLLGMAGAVVFAGVTAYSLSEHFARRIDGFLSAEVDPTTQLGYATNAIREGGYFGVGVGEGAVKWSLPDAHTDFIIAVAAEEYGLVMVLAIIALYAIFSVRCLHRLMKERDPFIRLAGTGLVAMFAMQAVINMGVAVRLLPAKGMTLPFVSNGGSSLIAGGIALGMLLAFTRQRPQGEMRDILLKHRRV; encoded by the coding sequence ATGACTGAGATGGTGTATGGCACCGCTCTGGTACATCCGGGCGAGCCAATTTTACCCAAATGGTGGCGTACGTTGGATCGTTGGTCGATGACCTGCGTCTTTGCGTTGTTTGGGATCGGGTTGCTCTTGGGGCTTGCCGCGTCGCCACCCTTGGCCGAAAAAAACGGCCTTGATCCCTTCCATTATGTGTCGCGTCAGGCCTTCTTTGGCTGCGTTGCGATGTGCACGATGATTGCCGTATCAATGATGTCGACCCATCTCGTGCGTCGCCTTGCGACCTTGTTTTTCGTCGTCATGCTGATCGCCTTGATGCTGTTGCCCGTCTTGGGAACGGATTTCGGCAAGGGCGCGACGCGATGGTATTCCCTCGGCTTTGCGTCTGTTCAGCCGTCCGAGTTTCTCAAGCCTGTCTTTATCGTCACCTCTGCGTGGCTGATCGCAGGTAGTCAGGAAATCAATGGCCCTCCGGGCAAGTTCTATTCATTTATCCTGACGCTGATTGTTGTCGGCTTCCTCGCGATGCAACCTGATTTCGGGCAGGCCTGTCTGGTCTTGTTCGGCTGGGGAGTTGTGTATTTCGTCGCCGGTGCCCCGATGATCTTGCTGCTGGGGATGGCTGGCGCCGTTGTCTTTGCGGGCGTCACCGCCTATTCGCTATCCGAACACTTCGCGCGCCGCATTGACGGCTTTCTGAGCGCCGAGGTCGATCCAACCACGCAGCTTGGCTACGCCACCAACGCAATTCGCGAGGGCGGCTATTTCGGTGTCGGCGTCGGGGAGGGGGCCGTGAAATGGTCTTTGCCTGATGCGCATACCGACTTCATCATCGCCGTTGCTGCCGAGGAATATGGTCTCGTCATGGTTCTGGCGATTATCGCCCTCTATGCAATTTTCTCTGTCCGCTGCCTGCACCGTCTGATGAAAGAGCGCGACCCGTTCATCCGCCTCGCAGGGACCGGCCTCGTGGCCATGTTCGCTATGCAGGCGGTTATCAATATGGGCGTTGCCGTTCGGTTGCTCCCCGCCAAAGGCATGACGTTGCCTTTCGTTTCCAATGGCGGCTCGTCTTTGATCGCCGGGGGTATCGCCCTTGGGATGCTGCTGGCTTTTACGCGCCAACGTCCACAGGGCGAGATGCGTGACATCCTACTCAAGCACCGGAGGGTCTAG
- the murB gene encoding UDP-N-acetylmuramate dehydrogenase, whose protein sequence is MTDFPQTRGTLTLDRPLADLTWLRVGGPATALFQPADVQDLTAFLRDLNPAIEVFPMGVGSNLIVRDGGLDAVVIRLGRGFNGIEFDGTRITVGPAMLDAHVARKAADQGLDLTFLRTIPGAIGGAVRMNAGCYGSYIADVFVEATAITRDGETVTLSADDLHFGYRSSNLPDGMVIVEVILEAPKGDPEMLHQRMVDQLAKRDATQPTKDRTAGSTFRNPAGFSSTGRDDDTHELKAWKVIDEAGLRGHSLGGAQMSEKHPNFLINTGGATAAELEDLGELVRKRVLKHSGIELQWEVLRVGKR, encoded by the coding sequence ATGACAGATTTCCCCCAAACCCGCGGCACCCTGACGCTTGATCGCCCTCTGGCGGACCTCACTTGGTTGCGCGTCGGCGGCCCCGCGACAGCGCTTTTTCAACCCGCAGATGTGCAGGATTTGACAGCATTCCTGCGTGATCTAAATCCCGCGATCGAGGTCTTTCCCATGGGTGTCGGCTCCAACCTGATTGTTCGGGACGGCGGGCTTGATGCGGTTGTGATCCGGCTTGGACGCGGCTTTAACGGGATTGAATTTGACGGCACACGCATCACTGTGGGGCCTGCGATGCTCGACGCCCATGTGGCGCGCAAGGCCGCCGACCAAGGCCTTGATCTGACATTCCTGCGCACCATTCCGGGTGCCATTGGCGGCGCGGTGCGGATGAACGCGGGCTGCTACGGCTCCTACATTGCGGATGTGTTCGTGGAGGCGACGGCGATCACGCGCGACGGCGAAACGGTAACGCTGTCTGCGGATGATCTGCATTTCGGCTACCGCTCCTCCAATCTGCCAGACGGTATGGTGATTGTAGAGGTCATCCTTGAGGCGCCAAAAGGCGATCCCGAGATGCTGCATCAACGCATGGTGGACCAACTCGCCAAGCGCGACGCCACGCAGCCCACCAAGGATCGCACGGCTGGCAGTACGTTTCGCAATCCTGCCGGATTTTCCTCAACGGGGCGCGATGACGATACGCATGAGCTGAAAGCGTGGAAGGTCATCGACGAGGCAGGTTTGCGCGGCCACAGCTTGGGTGGCGCGCAGATGAGCGAGAAGCATCCCAACTTCTTGATCAACACTGGTGGTGCAACCGCCGCAGAACTGGAAGATTTGGGCGAGCTGGTGCGGAAAAGGGTTCTCAAACACAGCGGAATAGAGCTACAATGGGAGGTGCTTCGGGTAGGAAAACGCTAA
- the murC gene encoding UDP-N-acetylmuramate--L-alanine ligase, with translation MNAAATKLPLELGAIHFVGIGGIGMSGIAEVLLNLGYTVQGSDMKTSKITDRLAELGATIFEGQRAENLENADVVVISSAIKAGNPELDHARLTGLPVVRRAEMLAELMRLKSNIAVAGTHGKTTTTTMVAALLDAGGIDPTVINGGIIHAYGSNARMGKGEWMVVEADESDGTFNRLPATIGIVTNIDPEHMEHWGDFDTLRQGFLDFVSNIPFYGLAVCCTDHPEVQALVGKITDRRVVTFGFNAQADVRAINLSYKAGVAHFDIALQNEDMVIKGCSLPMPGDHNVSNALSAVAVARHLGMKAEEIKAALASFGGVNRRFTKVGEVNGVTIIDDYGHHPVEIAAVLKAARQATEGRVIAIHQPHRYSRLHSLFDDFCSCFNDADVVGIAEVFAAGEDPIEGASRDDLVAGLLRHGHRHARAVIDEDDLERLVREQAREGDMVVCLGAGTISAWANGLPARLEGKGGK, from the coding sequence ATGAACGCAGCAGCAACAAAACTCCCGTTAGAACTTGGCGCCATCCACTTTGTGGGGATCGGCGGCATTGGCATGTCCGGCATCGCAGAGGTGCTTTTGAACCTTGGGTATACTGTTCAAGGCTCCGACATGAAGACGTCCAAGATCACCGACCGTCTGGCCGAACTCGGGGCCACAATCTTTGAGGGTCAACGCGCTGAGAACTTGGAAAACGCCGATGTCGTGGTGATTTCCTCCGCGATTAAAGCCGGCAATCCAGAGTTAGATCACGCCCGCCTCACAGGCTTGCCGGTTGTGCGCCGCGCCGAGATGCTGGCCGAGCTGATGCGCCTCAAATCCAACATCGCCGTTGCAGGCACCCACGGAAAAACTACGACGACGACGATGGTTGCGGCCTTGCTGGACGCGGGCGGCATCGACCCGACTGTGATCAATGGCGGCATCATCCACGCCTACGGCTCCAACGCGCGCATGGGCAAGGGGGAGTGGATGGTGGTCGAGGCCGACGAGAGTGACGGCACATTCAATCGCCTGCCTGCCACCATCGGCATCGTCACCAATATCGACCCGGAGCATATGGAGCATTGGGGTGACTTCGACACGCTGCGTCAGGGGTTTCTGGATTTTGTGTCCAACATCCCGTTCTACGGTCTGGCCGTCTGTTGTACCGATCACCCCGAAGTCCAAGCGCTGGTTGGCAAGATCACTGACCGCCGCGTGGTGACTTTCGGCTTCAACGCCCAAGCCGACGTGCGGGCGATCAACCTGAGCTACAAGGCAGGCGTCGCCCATTTCGACATCGCGTTGCAAAACGAAGATATGGTGATCAAAGGCTGCTCCTTGCCGATGCCCGGCGATCACAACGTCTCGAATGCGCTGTCGGCTGTCGCAGTGGCCCGCCATCTGGGGATGAAGGCCGAAGAAATCAAAGCAGCGCTTGCCAGCTTCGGCGGTGTGAACCGTCGCTTCACGAAGGTCGGCGAAGTCAACGGCGTGACGATCATTGACGACTACGGTCACCACCCGGTTGAAATCGCCGCTGTGCTGAAAGCTGCGCGTCAGGCAACCGAGGGCCGCGTGATCGCGATCCACCAGCCCCACCGGTATTCGCGGCTCCATTCGCTGTTTGACGACTTCTGTTCCTGCTTCAACGACGCAGATGTTGTGGGCATCGCAGAGGTGTTCGCGGCGGGGGAGGACCCGATCGAGGGCGCCTCCCGCGATGATCTGGTCGCAGGTCTGCTGCGTCACGGCCATCGCCATGCACGCGCAGTGATTGATGAGGATGATCTGGAACGGCTGGTCCGCGAGCAAGCCCGCGAGGGCGACATGGTCGTGTGTCTCGGCGCAGGCACGATCAGCGCTTGGGCCAACGGGCTTCCGGCGCGGTTGGAAGGCAAAGGTGGGAAATGA
- the ftsA gene encoding cell division protein FtsA, giving the protein MTDLYQSQRAMRNKRQAAMQRGVIAVLDVGSSKIACLVLRFDGPDSFRDSDGIGSMAGQSSFRVIGAATTRSRGVRFGEIDAMHETERAIRTAVQAAQKMAGVRVDHVIACFAGAKPRSYGLAGSVDLHDGAVTDNCIARVLSSCDIPDYGENREILHAQPVNFAVDHRSGLGDPRGQAGNALSVDMHMLSVDRAPIENLLYCIKRCDLELAGIASSSYAAGISSLVEDEQELGAACIDLGGGSTGISIFIKKHMIYADTVRMGGDHVTSDISQGLQVPMPTAERIKTFYGGVQATGMDDRDMIDLSSDTGDWEHDRRTVSRAEVIGVMRPRMEEILEEVRVRLDAAGFEHLPSQRIVLTGGASQLPGLDGLASRILGQQVRLGRPLRVQGLPQSVTGPGFASAVGTCLFAAHPQDEWWDFDIPVEGYPARSLKRAVKWFKDNW; this is encoded by the coding sequence ATGACTGATTTGTACCAATCTCAACGCGCCATGAGAAACAAACGCCAAGCTGCCATGCAGCGGGGGGTGATTGCGGTGCTGGATGTGGGGTCTTCAAAAATTGCATGTCTGGTTCTGCGTTTCGACGGTCCTGACAGTTTCCGCGACAGCGACGGCATCGGCTCTATGGCCGGTCAGTCATCGTTCCGTGTCATCGGGGCGGCCACAACCCGCTCGCGCGGTGTGCGCTTTGGCGAGATCGACGCCATGCACGAAACCGAACGCGCCATTCGCACCGCAGTTCAGGCGGCTCAAAAGATGGCAGGTGTGCGTGTTGATCATGTGATCGCATGTTTCGCGGGTGCGAAGCCGCGCTCCTACGGGCTTGCGGGCAGCGTCGATCTGCATGACGGCGCAGTGACTGACAATTGCATCGCCCGCGTTCTGTCTTCCTGCGATATCCCGGATTATGGCGAAAACCGCGAAATCCTGCATGCGCAACCAGTGAACTTTGCCGTGGACCACCGCTCTGGTCTTGGCGATCCCCGTGGTCAGGCAGGCAACGCCTTGTCCGTTGATATGCATATGCTGTCCGTTGATCGCGCCCCCATCGAAAACCTGCTCTACTGTATCAAGCGTTGCGATCTGGAGCTGGCCGGCATCGCGTCGTCCAGCTACGCGGCTGGTATTTCGTCGCTGGTAGAGGATGAGCAAGAGCTTGGGGCCGCCTGTATCGACCTTGGCGGTGGCTCGACCGGCATCTCGATCTTCATCAAGAAACACATGATCTACGCCGACACAGTTCGGATGGGCGGCGATCACGTCACCTCCGACATCTCTCAAGGCTTGCAGGTTCCAATGCCAACGGCGGAGCGGATCAAAACCTTCTACGGCGGGGTTCAGGCGACGGGCATGGACGACCGCGATATGATTGATCTCAGCTCGGACACGGGCGATTGGGAACATGACCGCCGCACGGTGAGCCGTGCCGAGGTGATTGGTGTCATGCGTCCGCGCATGGAAGAAATTCTGGAAGAGGTCCGTGTCCGCCTCGACGCCGCTGGCTTCGAGCATCTGCCAAGCCAGCGTATCGTGCTGACCGGCGGCGCGTCCCAGCTTCCGGGGCTCGATGGTCTGGCCTCGCGCATCCTTGGCCAGCAAGTTCGCCTTGGTCGCCCGCTTCGTGTGCAAGGCTTACCGCAATCCGTCACGGGGCCGGGTTTTGCCTCCGCCGTGGGTACCTGTCTCTTCGCGGCACATCCACAAGACGAATGGTGGGACTTCGATATTCCTGTCGAGGGCTATCCGGCGCGGTCGCTGAAACGTGCGGTAAAGTGGTTCAAAGATAACTGGTAG